CTGTGCTCAGCCGCTTTGTCCCAAATGCTGTGGTGCAGAAGGGATGGTTGCGAGCAGCACGGCTGGCGGGGGTTTGGCGCTGGGGACACGTAGTGGGGTCCCCAGCCGGGCTGGATGACACCCTGCTTCGTGCAGCGCAGATCTGATGGACGTTTTGTCCATGTTTCCAGGTCCCCGAGGGCTTCACGGCGGTGATGAGCGCCACAAACctgggagaagcagaaagacaaCACCTTCGTCTTCAAGATGGACCATCCCATCCCCTCCTACCTGATCGCCCTGGCTGTTGGGGACATCGTGTCTGCTGAAGTTGGCCCAAGGTAAGCGCCTGCAGAAGCAACCTGTGCATTAAGTCACGGCCGTGGGAGCCACCGCTTGCTGTGGAGCCCAGGAGGAGTCCCTGGGCAGCGCTTTGTGTCAGCCCTGTGCACGTGGGCAAGGGCAGCGCATGCCCACCGCCAAGCAAAGGTCCCAcatctcttccccaggctggtCGTTTGGAGCTCccggctgctccagcagccatATAAAAGCCCTTTGGCATTCGGACTAGGAAGAGATTGCAACAGTTGGACTCTCGTTAGCTTTGTTTACCACCAGGCTTTTATGTTGTCGCAGAATAAACACGTGCAGTTATTGTCTGATGAAGCAACAGGGTGAAAGTCCCCTCATGGTTAACGCTTCCTCTTGTTGGCACTGGCCAAGCACATGACTTGCAGGAGGTCTCCGCCTGCGCGGCGATTGTCCTGCAGGGTCCCcggtgctgctcctcctgctgcagacaCAATTGCACTGATCAAGGCAGGGTGGGGGGATCTCTTTGGGGGCACCTGCTCGGCTCTGGACGAGGCCCCGACTCAGAGGGGTCACTCAGTGGGGCCGAATGCCCCCCGAAGTCCCCGCTCCTCGGCGTCCAGAGGGACCCCCTTCCCTTGCTCGGTCTGAGCTCTGTTGGTCTCTGCAGGAGCCGTGTCTGGGCCGAGCCCTGCCTGATCGAGGCTGCTAAGAAGGAGTACGACGGGGTGATCGAGGAGTTCCTGGCCGTGGGCGAGAAACTCTTTGGACCCTATGTTTGGGGCAGGTAGGAGGGGCCCTGTTCCTTGGGGCAGGGGATGGAGCATCCCCCGGCCCCTGGGCCGCggctgcaggcagaggtgtGCTCCGTACTGAGCCGCCGGCTCTTCCCTGCCAGGTACGACGTCCTGTTCATGCCGCCCTCGTTTCCCCTTCGGCGGGATGGAGAACCCCTGCATCACCTTCGTGACGCCCTGCCTGCTGGCCGGGGACCGTTCCCTGGTGGACGTCATCATCCACGAGATCTCCCACAGCTGGTTCGGCAACCTGGTCACCAACGCCACCTGGGGCGAGTTCTGGCTGAACGAGGGCTTCACCATGTACGCCCAGAGGCGCATTTCCACCGAGGTCTACGGTGCGTGGCCGTGCCCGGGGTCTGCAGGCAGCCGGGTTTTGGGGTCTGTGGAGGCTCTGCGCCTGCCTCCGAGAGCTGCACGTGGGACCAAGGCCCGTACCGCGTCCTGCAGGAGACGAGCAGCGCTCTGCCAAGCACCGGGGTTTCTTGTTAACAGCAACCAAACTCGTGTCAGGCGTGGATGGAGCCGCCACATCCCCGTAGCAGGGACGTGGGGCGCTGCCGGGCTGGGAGCAGCGATCTCGCCCAGCCTCACCTTTCCTttgccctcccagctccttggcaGCGTGACCTCTGGCTAACCCAGGGCTGCGCTGCTGCGCTTCCCACCCAAACGCCTCCTTCCCCCAGCGACGGGGCTGGCCCGGcagctgctcccccagccaGCAAGGCTCACTCCGCTTGCCCCTTGTAGCAGCACCCGTCACCCTCTCACCGCGTGGGGCAGGAACGCGAAGCGTGCGGGTCGGGGTCTCCAAACGCCTCCATTTGTCCCCGCCAGGTTCAGCCTACACCTGCCTGGAGGCCGCCACGGGCAGGGCCCTGCTGCGCCAGCACATGGACAACACCGGGGAGGACCATCCGCTCAACAAGCTCCGGGTGGTGATCGAGCCAGGTCCGTGGGAGCCCCCgtgggtggtgctggtggtgcccGAGGCTGCGCAGGGCTGTGCTCCGTGCGGAAAGCGTGAATCCGCGTGCGCCGCTCgttttgcagagcagcaggtcGGTTGTGAGCCgtttcccttctcccctgccAGGCGTCAACCCGGACGACACGTACAACGAGACTCCCTACGAGAAGGGGTTCTGCTTCGTCAGCTACCTGGCGCATCTCGTGGGGGACCAGGGCAAGTTCGACGCCTTCCTGCAGGTAGGTGGAGGGACGGCGCGCCCGTGCTGGGGAGCTTGGAGCAAACTGGGGCTGGGCGACGTGAAATGCTGCGGTGGGAGGAAGGAACACGGGGAGCCGAGAAGGAAGGGCTGAGCTGGGTGGGTGAGGAGAGGGGGGAACAGAGGTGGTCCCAGGGGGGTGGCAAGGGTTGAGCGTGGCAGCAGATGGAGGGGGTGTTTGGGGATGTGCCGGGGGGAGGCAGCGAGCACGCATGGCAACCCACCCCGGCTGTCCCCACAGGCCTACGTGGAGCGGTTCAAGTTCCAGAGCATCACAGCAGATGATGCCCTCAATTTCTTCCTGGAATACTTCCCCGAGCTGAAGAAGCAAGGCGTGGACTCGCTCCCAGGTCAGTGGCGGCTGCCAGGCCctgggcactgctctgcagcacagccctcggCGGTCCCAGAGCCTTCTTCCACCTGAGCATGGAGAGCTGCTGAGCCTGGCTCTGAGGATGATGAGAGCTTGGCAAGAGCACTGCTGTGGTCTACTGCCTCCTCTCCGCTGGGCTTTCCTTCTGGCACTGGTCTCGCTGCAGACCACGTGTTGTGTTAAGTCCTGTGCTCAGCGGGGAcggggctcagccctgcccgGTGCCAAAGCCCGTGCCCGGTGTGAGCTTCGTGGGGCTGCCGCTGCTGAGGTGCAAACTGAGCCCTGCCCAGgtgggccccccccccccagctctccctccctgcctcaccGCAGGCTTGGAGTTCGATCGCTGGCTGAACACGCCGGGCTGGCCGCCCTTCCTGCCCGACCTCTCCCCGGGGCAGCAGCTGATGAAGCCGGCGGACGAGCTGGCGGAGCTGTGGGCAGCCGACAGCTTGAATGTGGAGGCGATCGAAGCCGTGGACATCGCGGCCTGGAAGACGTACCAGCTGGTCTACTTCCTggaccagctcctgcagaagtCGCCCCTACCCGAAGGTGAGGGCCTGGCGCCCAGGGGAAACCCAGGGTGGCATCACACGTGGCCCAGGCTGTTGGCCGGGGATGTGAGGGCATCACCGGGACGTGTTGGTGCACATCAGTTGGGGATGTTCCCTGGGGACACGTGTGTGgtggcagcacagagcccagccGCCCCCAGGCTGGCTCGGCCGTGGTGTCACCACCTGCGTTCGCCTCTCCTCGCCCCCGCTGCCGAGCGAGTGCTGCACCCGCACGGCCCTCACCCAGCCCTGGGGTGCCGGAGAGCCCGGGGCCGGGAGGATTCGCAGTGGGGCCAGGGCGAGCTCCGGGGCCCCGTGGGAGCAGAGGCGATCGCTCTCTCTCCCAGGCAATGTGGAGAGCTGAGCGCGATGTACCCGAAGATCTCCAAGGCCCAGAACGCCGAGCTGCGGCTGCGTGGTGCCAGATCATCCTCAAGAACAACCACG
The Cygnus atratus isolate AKBS03 ecotype Queensland, Australia chromosome 24, CAtr_DNAZoo_HiC_assembly, whole genome shotgun sequence DNA segment above includes these coding regions:
- the RNPEP gene encoding LOW QUALITY PROTEIN: aminopeptidase B (The sequence of the model RefSeq protein was modified relative to this genomic sequence to represent the inferred CDS: inserted 2 bases in 2 codons; deleted 7 bases in 6 codons), producing the protein MVACPHLPPPHAMPGAAMAAEPARDTATATGGAAAPFSLLHLHLELXVAFGSGGGAGRLRGAARLELRCLRPGGRALVLDSHPTLEVRGATLLPPPPGPESEADGGGGRELPFESLPFASYGSALRLALPREPRPGQLLAVRIDYEAGEGPGMSWLASSQTAQKEKPFLYTSGFPVLNRSFFPGFHTPGTKSTYSARVQVPEGFTAVMSATTWEKQKDNTFVFKMDHPIPSYLIALAVGDIVSAEVGPRSRVWAEPCLIEAAKKEYDGVIEEFLAVGEKLFGPYVWGRYDVLFMPPSFPFGGMENPCITFVTPCLLAGDRSLVDVIIHEISHSWFGNLVTNATWGEFWLNEGFTMYAQRRISTEVYGSAYTCLEAATGRALLRQHMDNTGEDHPLNKLRVVIEPGVNPDDTYNETPYEKGFCFVSYLAHLVGDQGKFDAFLQAYVERFKFQSITADDALNFFLEYFPELKKQGVDSLPGLEFDRWLNTPGWPPFLPDLSPGQQLMKPADELAELWAADSLNVEAIEAVDIAAWKTYQLVYFLDQLLQKSPLPEGEELSAMYPKISKAQNAELRLXWCQIILKNNHESEYSKVKDFLHSQVWKQKYTLPLYRAMWGGSEAARALAVETFSPRPPSSTSTSRNYVKKILGLEGAEKA